A window of the Streptomyces sp. Ag109_O5-10 genome harbors these coding sequences:
- a CDS encoding SDR family oxidoreductase, translating to MDNSPSGRTVVVTGGTRGVGAGIARAFAETGARVLACARRPPEQPLDGVEFTPLDLRDPPAVRAFFDALPRLDVLVNNAGGTPYRRLADADAERHARVIELNLLTPLTASLAAYEHLRRARGAVVMIGSVSGGRPSPGSAAYGAAKAGLESLARSMAVEWAPEVRVNTLVVGMVRTELAGLHYGGPDGLAAVSRTVPLGRLAAPTDVGAAAVFLASGAAAYISGASLLVHGGGERPAFLDAATANKPFDQED from the coding sequence GTGGATAACTCGCCGAGCGGCAGGACGGTCGTCGTCACCGGCGGTACCAGGGGGGTCGGCGCCGGCATCGCCCGGGCCTTCGCCGAGACCGGCGCCCGCGTCCTGGCCTGCGCCCGTCGGCCACCCGAACAGCCCCTGGACGGCGTCGAGTTCACTCCTCTCGACCTGCGCGACCCGCCCGCCGTGCGCGCCTTCTTCGACGCCTTGCCCCGGCTCGACGTGCTCGTCAACAACGCGGGCGGCACCCCCTACCGGCGGCTCGCCGACGCGGACGCCGAGCGGCACGCCCGGGTGATCGAGCTGAACCTCCTCACCCCGCTCACCGCCTCCCTCGCCGCGTACGAGCACCTCCGGCGGGCCCGCGGAGCGGTGGTGATGATCGGCAGCGTCAGCGGCGGCCGCCCCTCGCCGGGCTCCGCCGCCTACGGCGCGGCCAAGGCGGGGCTGGAGAGCCTGGCCCGGTCCATGGCGGTGGAATGGGCGCCGGAGGTCCGGGTCAACACCCTCGTGGTCGGCATGGTCCGCACCGAACTGGCCGGCCTCCACTACGGCGGCCCGGACGGCCTCGCCGCCGTCTCCCGCACCGTGCCGCTCGGCCGCCTCGCCGCCCCCACCGACGTCGGCGCCGCCGCCGTCTTCCTCGCCTCCGGCGCGGCCGCCTACATCAGCGGGGCGAGCCTGCTCGTGCACGGGGGCGGCGAGCGGCCCGCCTTCCTCGACGCCGCAACTGCCAACAAGCCGTTCGACCAGGAGGACTGA
- a CDS encoding beta-galactosidase family protein, producing MSDFTVGETDFLLDGRPVRLLSGALHYFRVHEDQWGHRLALLRAMGLNCVETYVPWNLHEPHPGDFRDVEALGRFLDAARAAGLWAIVRPGPYICAEWENGGLPHWVTGGLGASARTRDERFLRHTDRWFRRLLPEVVSRQLDRGGPVIMVQVENEYGSYGSDTAYLAHLTGLLRAEGVTVPLVTSDGPEDHMLTGGSVPGLLATVNFGSHAREAFATLRRHQPQGPLMCMEFWCGWFDHWGGEHVVRDAEDAAAALREILECGASVNVYMAHGGTNFAGWAGANRPGGELHEGPLEADVTSYDYDAPIDEYGRPTEKFWRFREVLAAYHDDPLPDLPPAPAVLVSPADAEVTGWAPLTAVLETLGTPERVHPVPPTFEELDIARGLVRYEVDVPGPRQPYPLTARGLRDLAVVYVDGERAGVLTEEEPQLKKPVAGPARVELWVESLGRVNYGPRSGEPKGITGGLLHERQFLHGVRARGLDLDAFEAGVDEVSFGPLQREGAPGLYRGTVTVHGAGDARLELPGWTRGFVWINGFGLGRYWSAGPQESLYVPGPILREGENEIWILELQGTDQETARIAPL from the coding sequence ATGAGCGACTTCACGGTGGGCGAAACGGATTTCCTGCTGGACGGGCGGCCGGTACGGCTGCTGTCCGGCGCGCTGCACTACTTCCGGGTGCACGAGGACCAGTGGGGCCACCGGCTGGCGCTGCTGCGGGCCATGGGGCTGAACTGCGTGGAGACGTACGTCCCCTGGAACCTGCACGAGCCGCACCCCGGCGACTTCCGTGACGTGGAGGCCCTCGGCCGCTTCCTGGACGCGGCGCGGGCGGCGGGTCTGTGGGCGATCGTGCGGCCGGGTCCCTACATCTGCGCGGAGTGGGAGAACGGCGGGCTGCCGCACTGGGTGACGGGCGGGCTGGGCGCGTCGGCACGCACGCGTGACGAGCGTTTCCTGCGGCACACGGACCGCTGGTTCCGCCGTCTGCTGCCCGAGGTCGTGTCCCGGCAGCTGGACCGCGGCGGCCCGGTGATCATGGTTCAGGTCGAGAACGAGTACGGCAGCTACGGCTCCGACACCGCCTACCTGGCCCACCTCACCGGCCTGCTGCGGGCCGAGGGTGTCACGGTGCCGCTGGTCACCTCGGACGGCCCCGAAGATCACATGCTCACCGGCGGCTCGGTCCCCGGACTGCTCGCGACGGTGAACTTCGGCTCGCACGCGCGCGAGGCCTTCGCGACCCTGCGCCGCCACCAGCCGCAGGGCCCGCTGATGTGCATGGAGTTCTGGTGCGGCTGGTTCGACCACTGGGGCGGCGAGCACGTCGTGCGGGACGCCGAGGACGCGGCGGCGGCGCTGCGGGAGATCCTGGAGTGCGGGGCGTCGGTCAACGTCTACATGGCGCACGGCGGCACCAACTTCGCCGGCTGGGCGGGCGCCAACCGGCCCGGCGGCGAACTGCACGAGGGCCCGCTGGAGGCGGACGTGACGTCGTACGACTACGACGCCCCGATCGACGAGTACGGCCGACCCACGGAGAAGTTCTGGCGCTTCCGCGAGGTCCTCGCCGCGTACCACGACGACCCGTTGCCCGACCTGCCCCCGGCCCCGGCCGTGCTGGTCTCCCCGGCGGACGCGGAGGTGACCGGCTGGGCCCCCCTCACCGCCGTCCTGGAGACCCTCGGCACCCCCGAACGCGTCCACCCCGTCCCGCCCACCTTCGAGGAGCTGGACATCGCCCGGGGTCTGGTCCGCTACGAGGTGGACGTGCCGGGCCCGCGGCAGCCGTACCCGCTCACCGCGCGGGGCCTGCGCGACCTCGCGGTCGTGTACGTCGACGGCGAGCGGGCCGGAGTCCTCACCGAGGAGGAACCCCAGCTCAAGAAGCCGGTCGCCGGCCCCGCGCGCGTGGAGCTCTGGGTGGAGTCCCTGGGCCGCGTCAACTACGGCCCCCGTTCCGGCGAGCCGAAGGGCATCACCGGGGGTCTCCTGCACGAGCGCCAGTTCCTGCACGGGGTACGCGCGCGTGGACTCGACCTGGACGCGTTCGAGGCGGGCGTGGACGAGGTGTCCTTCGGCCCGCTCCAGCGGGAGGGCGCGCCGGGTCTGTACCGGGGCACGGTGACGGTGCACGGGGCCGGTGACGCCCGCCTGGAACTGCCCGGCTGGACCCGGGGCTTCGTCTGGATCAACGGCTTCGGCCTCGGCCGGTACTGGTCGGCGGGCCCACAGGAGTCGCTGTACGTCCCCGGCCCGATCCTGCGGGAGGGCGAGAACGAGATCTGGATTCTGGAACTCCAGGGGACTGACCAGGAGACGGCACGCATCGCGCCCCTTTAG
- a CDS encoding NAD(P)H-binding protein: MIVVTGATGNVGRALVARLVAGGQPVRALTRAPETAGLPDKAEVVRFRPDDPAPLLAGATKLFLYVQGAGGRLPELLDAARAAGVRQVVLLSSGIIKEGADETHPIHVMHATAERRIRDSGLPWTFLRPNAFATNALRWAPQIRAGNTVHGVFAGMLTAPIHEDDIAAVAERALLDDGHEGAAHRLTGPAATTNADQIAAIGRAVGRELSFVEVPPEEAAPLFPGTPPAMLQGLLKTFGATVGVPPEITGTVEEITGSPARTFGQWAADHAADFRP, from the coding sequence GTGATCGTAGTCACCGGTGCCACCGGCAACGTCGGCCGCGCCCTCGTCGCACGTCTCGTCGCCGGCGGACAGCCCGTGCGGGCGCTCACCCGGGCCCCGGAGACGGCCGGCCTGCCCGACAAGGCCGAGGTGGTGCGATTCCGTCCGGACGACCCGGCCCCGCTGCTCGCGGGGGCGACCAAACTCTTCCTGTACGTCCAGGGGGCCGGCGGGCGGCTGCCCGAACTCCTGGACGCGGCCCGCGCGGCCGGGGTGCGCCAGGTCGTCCTGCTCTCCTCCGGGATCATCAAGGAGGGCGCCGACGAGACCCACCCCATCCACGTCATGCACGCCACCGCCGAACGCCGGATCCGCGACAGCGGGCTCCCCTGGACGTTCCTGCGCCCCAACGCGTTCGCCACCAACGCCCTGCGGTGGGCGCCCCAGATCCGCGCCGGGAACACCGTGCACGGCGTCTTCGCCGGCATGCTCACCGCGCCCATCCACGAGGACGACATCGCCGCGGTCGCCGAACGCGCCCTCCTCGACGACGGCCACGAGGGCGCCGCCCACCGTCTCACCGGCCCCGCCGCCACCACCAACGCCGACCAGATCGCCGCGATCGGGCGGGCGGTGGGCCGCGAGCTGTCCTTCGTCGAGGTGCCGCCGGAGGAGGCCGCCCCGCTGTTCCCGGGGACCCCGCCGGCGATGCTCCAGGGCCTGCTGAAGACCTTCGGGGCCACCGTGGGCGTGCCACCGGAGATCACCGGCACGGTCGAGGAGATCACCGGCAGCCCGGCACGGACCTTCGGGCAGTGGGCCGCCGACCACGCGGCCGACTTCCGCCCGTGA
- a CDS encoding enoyl-CoA hydratase family protein: MGVSTSSPEKGIALVTVEHPPVNALPVRGWFALADAVRAAGRDPGTRCVVLTARGRGFSAGVDIKEIQADGDEALLGANRGCAEAFAAVYECETPVVAAVHGFCLGGGIGLVGNADAIVASEDAVFGLPELDRGALGAATHLARLVPPHLMRTLYYTSRTATAAELHAHGSVWRVVPRGEMDSAALELAREIAAKDGRLLRLAKAAINGIDPVDVRRSYRFEQGFTFEAALSGVADRIRDTFGKEGAGSD; encoded by the coding sequence ATGGGTGTCTCCACCTCGTCTCCGGAAAAGGGCATCGCGCTCGTCACGGTCGAGCACCCCCCGGTGAACGCTCTGCCGGTGCGGGGCTGGTTCGCGCTGGCGGACGCGGTGCGCGCGGCGGGCCGCGACCCGGGGACCCGTTGTGTCGTGCTGACGGCGCGGGGCCGGGGCTTCAGCGCGGGCGTGGACATCAAGGAGATACAGGCGGACGGGGACGAGGCGCTGCTCGGCGCCAACCGGGGCTGCGCGGAGGCCTTCGCGGCGGTGTACGAGTGCGAGACCCCGGTGGTGGCCGCGGTGCACGGCTTCTGCCTGGGCGGCGGGATAGGTCTGGTGGGCAACGCGGACGCGATCGTGGCCAGCGAGGACGCCGTCTTCGGGCTGCCGGAGCTGGACCGGGGCGCGCTGGGCGCGGCCACCCACCTGGCCCGCCTGGTCCCGCCACACCTGATGCGGACGCTGTACTACACCTCGCGCACGGCGACCGCGGCCGAGCTGCACGCGCACGGCTCGGTCTGGCGGGTCGTACCGCGCGGGGAAATGGACTCCGCGGCACTGGAGCTGGCACGGGAGATAGCCGCCAAGGACGGCCGGCTGCTGCGCCTGGCCAAGGCCGCCATCAACGGCATCGACCCCGTCGACGTGCGGCGCAGCTACCGCTTCGAACAGGGCTTCACCTTCGAGGCCGCCCTCAGCGGGGTGGCCGACCGGATACGCGACACCTTCGGGAAGGAGGGTGCGGGCAGTGACTGA
- a CDS encoding chorismate mutase → MTTSNTGTGDVDPAVREELGRLRDSIDNIDAAVVHMLAERFKATQQVGHLKAVHRLPPADPAREGRQIARLRALAENAKLDPAFAEKFLNFIIAEVIRHHESIAEDTVNGGETDGH, encoded by the coding sequence ATGACCACCAGCAACACCGGTACCGGTGACGTCGACCCCGCCGTCCGCGAGGAACTCGGCCGGCTGCGCGACAGCATCGACAACATCGACGCGGCCGTCGTCCACATGCTCGCCGAGCGCTTCAAGGCCACCCAGCAGGTCGGCCACCTCAAGGCGGTGCACCGGCTGCCCCCGGCCGACCCGGCCCGCGAGGGCCGCCAGATCGCCCGGCTGCGCGCCCTCGCCGAGAACGCCAAGCTCGACCCCGCCTTCGCCGAGAAGTTCCTGAACTTCATCATCGCCGAGGTGATCAGGCACCACGAGTCCATCGCCGAGGACACCGTGAACGGCGGGGAGACCGACGGGCACTGA
- a CDS encoding GNAT family N-acetyltransferase — protein MVDAWRIDVPGERVLVREPRPADEAPLLELFEACEDWFVAATGLPSGPGDVQSLFYGLPEGADPACKVLLVLERDGVVSGLVDAVRDHPAPGAVAVGLFLLAPWARGRGLGRALAESLLAHADGVSLVTASVPPGWRPGECFLERLGFTLGAETSRTAEVGNRRAGPREGGVRRAELRLSAG, from the coding sequence GTGGTTGACGCGTGGAGGATCGACGTGCCCGGCGAGCGCGTGCTGGTGCGGGAACCGCGGCCCGCGGACGAGGCACCGCTGCTGGAACTCTTCGAGGCCTGCGAGGACTGGTTCGTGGCGGCGACCGGACTGCCGTCGGGGCCGGGGGACGTGCAGAGCCTGTTCTACGGGCTGCCCGAGGGCGCCGACCCCGCCTGCAAGGTGCTGCTGGTGCTGGAGCGGGACGGGGTCGTCTCGGGCCTGGTGGACGCGGTACGGGACCATCCGGCGCCCGGCGCGGTCGCGGTGGGGCTGTTCCTGCTGGCGCCCTGGGCGCGGGGCCGGGGGCTGGGACGGGCACTGGCCGAGTCGCTGCTCGCGCATGCCGACGGGGTGTCCCTGGTGACGGCGTCGGTGCCGCCGGGCTGGCGCCCCGGGGAGTGCTTCCTGGAGCGCCTGGGTTTCACGCTGGGTGCGGAGACGTCCCGGACGGCCGAGGTGGGGAACCGGCGGGCGGGGCCGCGGGAGGGCGGGGTGCGCCGGGCGGAGCTGCGGCTGTCCGCGGGCTGA
- a CDS encoding SDR family oxidoreductase, with the protein MSGICAGRVVVVTGAGRGLGRAHALAFAAEGARVVVNDLGVGLDGGPGADSPAAAVVEEIRATGGEAVAHGGDIATDAGAKSLVEAALDAYGRLDTLVNNAGFLRDRMLVNLGEDDWDAVMRVHLKGHFLPLRHAAAHWRAEAKAGRTPVARIVNTSSGAGLLGSVGQGNYSAAKAGIVGLTLVAAAELARYGVQVNAVAPAARTRMTERAFAAAMAAPDAGFDAMAPGNVAPLVVWLGSAASAGVTGRVFEAEGGRITVMEGWRPGPTADKGARWTPAEAGETALKLLAEAEPPGAVYGA; encoded by the coding sequence ATGAGCGGAATCTGCGCGGGCCGGGTAGTCGTCGTGACCGGCGCCGGGCGCGGGCTCGGCCGGGCCCACGCGCTCGCCTTCGCCGCCGAGGGTGCCCGGGTCGTCGTCAACGACCTCGGCGTCGGCCTCGACGGCGGGCCGGGGGCGGACAGTCCGGCCGCCGCCGTCGTGGAGGAGATCCGTGCGACGGGCGGCGAGGCGGTGGCCCACGGCGGGGACATCGCGACGGACGCCGGTGCGAAGTCGCTGGTCGAGGCGGCCCTGGACGCGTACGGCCGCCTCGACACCCTCGTCAACAACGCGGGCTTCCTGCGCGACCGCATGCTCGTCAACCTCGGCGAGGACGACTGGGACGCGGTCATGCGGGTGCACCTCAAGGGCCATTTCCTGCCGCTGCGGCACGCGGCCGCGCACTGGCGGGCCGAGGCCAAGGCGGGCCGCACCCCGGTGGCCCGCATCGTCAACACCAGCAGCGGCGCGGGCCTGCTGGGCTCGGTCGGGCAGGGCAACTACAGTGCCGCCAAGGCCGGGATCGTCGGTCTCACCCTGGTAGCGGCGGCCGAACTGGCCCGTTACGGCGTCCAGGTCAACGCCGTCGCCCCGGCCGCCCGCACCCGGATGACCGAGCGCGCGTTCGCCGCGGCCATGGCCGCCCCCGACGCCGGCTTCGACGCCATGGCCCCCGGGAACGTCGCCCCGCTCGTGGTCTGGCTGGGCTCCGCCGCGAGCGCCGGCGTCACCGGGCGGGTGTTCGAGGCGGAGGGCGGCCGGATCACCGTCATGGAGGGCTGGCGGCCCGGTCCGACCGCCGACAAGGGGGCCCGGTGGACCCCGGCGGAGGCGGGGGAGACGGCGCTGAAACTGCTGGCCGAGGCGGAACCGCCGGGGGCGGTGTACGGGGCGTGA
- the pepN gene encoding aminopeptidase N, translating to MSVLTRDEAQSRAELLDVHRYTIDLDLTTGDETFDSRTVIRFTARSDGDTFVEMKPAALRAVTLDGQPLDPGTLDQDRLPLKDLTAGEHELRVEATMRYSHTGEGMHRFTDPADDATYVYTQLFMDDVQRVFAAFDQPDLKAVFELSVTAPEGWTVLANGVTEHLGEGRWRAAATPLISTYLVAVAAGPWHSVRTEHRGLPFGIHCRRSLAPHLDADAEEILDITRACYDRYHEKFEEPYPFDSYDQAFVPEFNAGAMENPGLVTFRDEFVYRSAVTDTERQTRAMVIAHEMAHMWFGDLVTLRWWDDIWLNESFAEYMGYQTLTEATRYTDTWVDFGVARKAWGYDADQRPSTHPVAPEAVDDTAAALLNFDGISYAKGASALRQLVAWMGEKDFLAGINIHFQRHRFGNATLADFVDSLAAASERDVHAWADTWLRTTGVDTLTPVLAAAADGTRTLTVERAGSRPHRVCVGVYDQDLTDDGRLTLRERIDLDIPQTAPQVLGKRPALLVLNDGDLTYAKVRFDADSADTALAHLSGLPDPLTRAVVWNALRDAVRDGELSPTAYLETARVHLPRETDLALVQGVLAFTAVHVVDRYLRPEDRPAALATVSALCRDLIRRTEDGDNPGLRLIAVRHFIAAAAHPDTIAAWLAEGTVPGGPELDPELRWRIMTRLAVLGAVDEARIAAELARDPSASGQEGAARCRAALPDPEAKRIAWEAMFTGDELSNYLFTATAEGFWHPEQADLVREYVPRYYRDAVAVAARRGPRIATVTGRQAFPAHAVDAENLALGRACLADGEPVTALRRRLVDELDDLERALRVREA from the coding sequence ATGTCCGTACTGACTCGCGACGAAGCGCAGAGCCGCGCCGAGCTCCTCGACGTCCACCGCTACACGATCGACCTCGACCTGACCACCGGGGACGAGACCTTCGACTCCCGCACCGTGATCCGGTTCACGGCCCGGTCCGACGGCGACACCTTCGTCGAGATGAAGCCCGCCGCCCTGCGCGCCGTTACCCTCGACGGACAGCCCCTCGACCCCGGGACGCTCGACCAGGACCGGCTGCCCCTGAAGGACCTCACCGCCGGGGAGCACGAGCTGCGCGTCGAGGCCACGATGCGCTACTCGCACACCGGCGAGGGCATGCACCGCTTCACGGACCCCGCGGACGACGCGACGTACGTCTACACCCAGCTGTTCATGGACGACGTGCAGCGCGTCTTCGCCGCCTTCGACCAGCCCGACCTGAAGGCCGTCTTCGAGCTGTCGGTGACCGCCCCCGAGGGCTGGACGGTGCTCGCCAACGGCGTCACCGAGCACCTCGGCGAGGGCCGCTGGCGGGCCGCCGCCACCCCGCTGATCTCCACCTACCTGGTCGCCGTCGCCGCCGGCCCCTGGCACTCTGTGCGCACCGAGCACCGCGGACTGCCCTTCGGCATCCACTGCCGCCGCTCCCTGGCCCCGCACCTGGACGCCGACGCCGAGGAGATCCTCGACATCACGCGCGCGTGCTACGACCGCTACCACGAGAAGTTCGAGGAGCCCTACCCCTTCGACTCCTACGACCAGGCGTTCGTCCCCGAGTTCAACGCCGGCGCGATGGAGAACCCGGGCCTGGTCACCTTCCGCGACGAGTTCGTCTACCGCTCCGCCGTCACCGACACCGAGCGGCAGACCCGCGCCATGGTCATCGCCCACGAGATGGCCCACATGTGGTTCGGCGACCTCGTCACCCTCAGGTGGTGGGACGACATCTGGCTGAACGAGTCCTTCGCCGAGTACATGGGCTACCAGACCCTCACCGAGGCCACCCGCTACACGGACACCTGGGTGGACTTCGGCGTGGCCCGCAAGGCCTGGGGCTACGACGCCGACCAGCGCCCCTCCACCCACCCGGTCGCCCCCGAGGCCGTCGACGACACCGCCGCCGCCCTGCTCAACTTCGACGGCATCTCCTACGCCAAGGGCGCCTCCGCGCTGCGCCAGCTGGTCGCCTGGATGGGCGAGAAGGACTTCCTGGCCGGCATCAACATCCACTTCCAGCGGCACCGGTTCGGCAACGCCACCCTCGCCGACTTCGTCGACTCCCTCGCCGCCGCCTCCGAACGCGACGTGCACGCCTGGGCCGACACCTGGCTGCGCACCACCGGCGTCGACACCCTCACCCCGGTCCTGGCCGCCGCGGCCGACGGCACCCGCACCCTCACCGTCGAGCGCGCCGGCAGCCGCCCGCACCGCGTCTGCGTCGGCGTCTACGACCAGGACCTCACCGACGACGGCCGGCTCACCCTGCGCGAGCGCATCGACCTCGACATCCCGCAGACCGCGCCCCAGGTCCTCGGCAAGCGCCCTGCCCTGCTCGTGCTCAACGACGGCGACCTCACCTACGCCAAGGTCCGCTTCGACGCCGATTCCGCGGACACCGCCCTCGCCCACCTGTCGGGCCTGCCCGACCCGCTGACCCGCGCGGTGGTCTGGAACGCCCTGCGGGACGCGGTCCGCGACGGCGAGCTGTCGCCCACCGCCTACCTGGAGACCGCCCGCGTCCACCTCCCGCGCGAGACCGACCTCGCCCTCGTCCAGGGCGTGCTGGCCTTCACCGCGGTCCACGTGGTCGACCGGTACCTCAGGCCCGAGGACCGCCCGGCGGCCCTCGCCACCGTGTCCGCCCTGTGCCGCGACCTCATCCGGCGCACCGAGGACGGCGACAACCCCGGGCTGCGCCTGATCGCCGTACGGCACTTCATCGCCGCCGCCGCCCACCCCGACACCATCGCCGCCTGGCTCGCCGAGGGCACCGTGCCCGGCGGGCCCGAACTCGACCCCGAGCTGCGCTGGCGCATCATGACCCGGCTCGCCGTCCTCGGCGCCGTCGACGAGGCGCGGATCGCCGCCGAACTGGCCCGCGACCCCAGCGCCAGCGGCCAGGAGGGCGCCGCGCGCTGCCGGGCCGCGCTGCCCGACCCGGAGGCCAAGCGCATCGCGTGGGAGGCGATGTTCACCGGCGACGAGCTGTCCAACTACCTGTTCACGGCCACCGCCGAGGGCTTCTGGCACCCCGAGCAGGCCGACCTGGTCCGCGAGTACGTGCCGCGCTACTACCGGGACGCGGTCGCCGTCGCCGCCCGGCGCGGCCCCCGCATCGCCACCGTCACCGGCCGGCAGGCCTTCCCCGCGCACGCCGTCGACGCCGAGAACCTCGCCCTCGGCCGGGCCTGCCTGGCCGACGGCGAGCCGGTGACGGCCCTGCGCCGTCGCCTGGTCGACGAACTGGACGACCTGGAAAGGGCGTTGCGGGTCCGCGAGGCATAG
- a CDS encoding CoA transferase subunit A, giving the protein MTDKTMTADEAVARLTGGMTLGIGGWGSRRKPMSLVRAVLRSGIDDLTLVSYGGPDVGMLVAAGRVRKLVTPFVTLDSVPLEPHYRAARERGAFELMEVDEGMFMWGLHAAAHRLPFLPVRAGIGSDVLRVNPGLRTVASPYDDGETFVAMPALRLDAALVHVNRADRLGNGQYLGPDPYFDDLFCEAADAAYVSCERIVDTAELTKEAAPQSLLVKRLNVTGVVEAPGGAHFTSCAPDYGRDEAFQRLYASTSWAEFSGRFLAGDEQAYRSAVRNWQEGQG; this is encoded by the coding sequence GTGACTGACAAGACGATGACCGCCGACGAGGCCGTCGCCCGGCTGACCGGCGGCATGACCCTCGGCATCGGCGGCTGGGGTTCCAGGCGCAAGCCGATGTCGCTGGTCAGAGCGGTGCTCCGGAGCGGCATCGACGATCTGACGCTGGTCTCGTACGGCGGCCCGGACGTCGGGATGCTGGTCGCGGCCGGCCGGGTGCGCAAGCTGGTGACGCCCTTCGTCACCCTCGACTCCGTTCCGCTCGAACCGCACTACCGCGCGGCGCGCGAGCGCGGGGCGTTCGAGCTCATGGAGGTCGACGAGGGCATGTTCATGTGGGGCCTGCACGCGGCCGCCCACCGGCTGCCCTTCCTGCCGGTGCGCGCCGGGATCGGCTCGGACGTCCTGCGGGTCAACCCGGGCCTGCGGACCGTCGCCTCGCCGTACGACGACGGGGAGACCTTCGTGGCGATGCCCGCCCTGCGCCTGGACGCGGCCCTGGTCCACGTCAACCGCGCCGACCGGCTGGGCAACGGGCAGTACCTGGGCCCGGACCCGTACTTCGACGACCTGTTCTGCGAGGCGGCGGACGCGGCCTACGTCTCCTGCGAACGGATCGTGGACACGGCCGAGCTGACGAAGGAGGCGGCCCCACAGTCACTGCTCGTCAAGCGGCTGAACGTGACGGGGGTGGTGGAGGCGCCGGGCGGCGCGCACTTCACGTCCTGCGCGCCGGACTACGGCCGGGACGAGGCGTTCCAGCGGTTGTACGCGTCGACGTCCTGGGCGGAGTTCTCCGGGCGTTTCCTGGCCGGGGACGAGCAGGCGTACCGGTCGGCGGTGCGGAACTGGCAGGAGGGACAGGGATGA
- a CDS encoding AraC family transcriptional regulator, producing MRFFTPGAVHHRLGLVCLGVGLQYGAVPAVGPRVLDGHVAVVISSGRGWYRMPDGRRTAVTAPALVWLTPGVPHHYGPDPDSGWDEAFVTFAGPDTATYTELGYIEPERPVVPLADATGPRDVIARIARAARRGNPLLEVETGAAVHELLVALRRARADLAPGGDPMLHALARDACTGMTVADHAARHGMTPAELRTVVRRVAGCSPKDYLIGIRLGRAQELLATTELSVAAVARRVGYDDPAYFSRLFTRRVGTAPVRFRAQQSRAVPDDWNEDLQEDGEPGPPVAEPADGP from the coding sequence ATGCGGTTCTTCACGCCCGGCGCCGTCCACCACCGCCTCGGCCTGGTCTGCCTCGGTGTCGGCCTCCAGTACGGCGCCGTGCCCGCCGTCGGCCCGCGCGTGCTGGACGGGCACGTGGCCGTGGTGATCAGCTCGGGCCGGGGCTGGTACCGGATGCCCGACGGGCGCCGCACCGCCGTCACCGCGCCCGCGCTGGTGTGGCTCACGCCCGGCGTCCCGCACCACTACGGCCCCGATCCGGACAGTGGCTGGGACGAGGCGTTCGTGACCTTCGCCGGACCCGACACCGCGACCTACACGGAACTCGGCTACATCGAGCCCGAGCGGCCCGTGGTCCCGCTCGCGGACGCCACCGGACCCCGGGACGTCATCGCCCGGATCGCCCGTGCCGCCCGCCGCGGCAACCCCCTCCTGGAGGTGGAGACCGGCGCCGCCGTGCACGAGCTCCTGGTCGCCCTGCGGCGCGCGCGTGCCGACCTCGCCCCCGGCGGCGACCCGATGCTGCACGCGCTCGCCCGGGACGCCTGTACCGGGATGACCGTCGCCGACCACGCGGCCCGGCACGGCATGACCCCGGCCGAACTGCGCACCGTCGTCCGCCGGGTCGCGGGGTGCAGCCCCAAGGACTACCTGATCGGCATCCGCCTGGGCCGCGCCCAGGAACTCCTCGCCACCACCGAACTCTCCGTCGCGGCCGTCGCCCGCCGCGTCGGCTACGACGACCCGGCCTACTTCTCCCGCCTGTTCACCCGCCGGGTCGGCACCGCACCGGTGCGCTTCCGCGCCCAGCAGAGCCGGGCCGTGCCCGACGACTGGAACGAGGACCTCCAGGAGGACGGCGAACCAGGTCCGCCGGTGGCCGAACCCGCCGACGGCCCCTAG